Proteins encoded within one genomic window of Mesorhizobium sp. B2-1-8:
- a CDS encoding LysR family transcriptional regulator, translating into MGRKQADATVRDLQFARNLDWNLLKFFHEIAIAHSVTKAAQELNRKQPALSLALRRLEERLGVKLCHRGPGGFELTEEGRILSESCREFTGAIREIPARLSDIKAEIRGHLRVMLVSNLVAPPLDEAIAAFHAKYPAVELIVEVAAWTEVVNSLIQHRIDVGISPSRVKRAELAYLHLFTEVHRPYCGRPHRLFGKRVADPADLANETFVLTGADEGDELTQFRLEHGLGRNIAGMSDHLEEAKRLAVLGIGLCFLPEGYAQPDVDAGRLWPLLTGADVPRNNMFVVTDPQSPSHTARELFLAEMVDQTRLA; encoded by the coding sequence TTGGGGCGCAAGCAAGCGGATGCGACGGTGCGGGACCTGCAGTTTGCCAGAAATCTTGACTGGAACCTGCTCAAATTCTTCCATGAGATAGCTATTGCCCACAGCGTCACCAAAGCGGCGCAGGAGCTCAACCGCAAGCAGCCGGCGTTGAGCCTCGCTCTGCGGCGGCTGGAGGAGCGGCTGGGTGTGAAGCTATGCCATCGCGGCCCGGGCGGCTTCGAGCTGACCGAGGAGGGGCGCATTCTGTCCGAGAGCTGTCGGGAATTTACCGGCGCGATCCGCGAAATCCCCGCCCGGTTGTCCGACATCAAGGCCGAAATTCGCGGTCACCTGCGGGTCATGCTGGTCAGTAATCTCGTTGCCCCGCCGCTCGACGAAGCGATCGCTGCGTTCCATGCCAAATATCCCGCCGTCGAACTCATCGTCGAGGTTGCAGCTTGGACCGAGGTGGTCAATTCACTGATCCAGCACAGGATCGATGTCGGCATTTCGCCGTCGCGGGTCAAACGCGCCGAGCTTGCCTATCTGCATCTGTTCACCGAGGTTCACCGGCCCTATTGCGGTCGCCCGCACCGGCTCTTCGGCAAGCGCGTTGCCGATCCGGCCGATCTGGCGAACGAAACCTTCGTGCTCACCGGCGCTGACGAGGGTGACGAACTCACCCAGTTCCGGTTGGAGCACGGCCTTGGCCGCAACATCGCCGGCATGTCGGACCATCTGGAGGAGGCCAAGCGGCTCGCGGTGCTCGGCATCGGCCTCTGCTTCCTTCCGGAGGGCTACGCCCAGCCCGATGTCGATGCCGGGCGGCTATGGCCGCTGCTTACGGGTGCCGACGTGCCGCGCAACAACATGTTCGTGGTCACCGATCCGCAAAGCCCATCCCACACGGCGCGAGAGCTGTTTCTCGCCGAGATGGTCGACCAGACACGGCTGGCGTGA
- a CDS encoding IS91 family transposase, translating into MRTSIEVADIFRAAGPPYRAAHAGHLSLAQLKVMSAIEHCRTAALGGHVEACEDCGQWRIAYNSCRNRHCPKCQGAAARTWLAERQADLLPVGYFHVVFALPAEITDIAFHNKATIYDLLFKAASETMLTIAADPKHLGARIGITAVLHTWGSALTHHPHVHMIVPGGGIAPDGSRWVSSRPAFLLPVRVLGKLFRRLFLTRLVTLHDAGRLSFFGSMAHLTDRQAFLRHLAPVRKKRWVVYAKAPFAGPEAVLAYLSRYTHRVAISNSRLIAFDESGVTFRYKDYRRDGADRQQVMTLAVDEFIRRFLLHVLPRGFHRIRHYGLLAGSARKDSLARARELLDVAGPSDDDTPDEPGDFRPACPCCGGRMIVIEVFERWKQPRGPPDATATNRDTAL; encoded by the coding sequence GTGCGCACCTCGATCGAGGTCGCCGACATCTTCCGTGCTGCTGGGCCACCCTACCGGGCCGCCCATGCAGGTCATCTGAGCCTCGCCCAACTCAAGGTGATGTCGGCGATTGAGCATTGCCGCACCGCAGCCCTCGGCGGTCACGTCGAGGCCTGCGAGGACTGCGGCCAATGGCGGATCGCCTACAACTCCTGCCGCAACCGGCACTGTCCGAAGTGCCAAGGCGCAGCGGCGCGGACATGGTTGGCCGAGCGCCAGGCCGACCTGCTGCCGGTCGGCTACTTCCATGTCGTGTTCGCGCTGCCGGCCGAGATCACCGATATCGCCTTCCACAACAAGGCGACAATCTATGACCTGCTGTTCAAGGCGGCATCGGAAACGATGCTGACCATTGCGGCCGATCCGAAGCACCTCGGAGCCAGGATCGGCATCACCGCCGTCCTCCACACCTGGGGCTCCGCGCTGACTCACCATCCGCATGTCCACATGATCGTGCCCGGCGGCGGCATCGCGCCGGACGGCAGTCGCTGGGTATCGTCACGGCCGGCCTTCCTGCTTCCGGTGAGGGTACTCGGCAAGCTGTTCCGCCGCCTATTCCTCACCCGCCTGGTCACTCTGCACGACGCCGGCCGGCTCAGCTTCTTCGGATCGATGGCGCACCTAACCGACCGCCAAGCCTTCCTGCGCCATCTTGCTCCCGTCAGGAAGAAGCGCTGGGTGGTCTACGCCAAGGCGCCCTTCGCCGGCCCGGAGGCGGTGCTCGCCTACCTATCGCGCTACACCCACCGGGTTGCGATCTCCAACAGCCGCCTGATCGCCTTCGACGAGAGCGGCGTCACCTTCCGCTACAAGGATTACCGACGCGACGGCGCCGACCGTCAACAGGTAATGACGCTCGCGGTCGACGAGTTCATCCGCCGCTTCCTGCTCCATGTCCTGCCGCGCGGCTTCCACCGTATCCGGCATTACGGCCTGCTCGCCGGCTCCGCCCGCAAAGACAGTCTCGCGCGAGCCCGCGAGCTCCTGGACGTCGCTGGGCCATCCGACGACGACACCCCGGATGAACCGGGCGACTTCCGCCCGGCATGCCCCTGCTGTGGCGGGCGCATGATCGTCATCGAGGTGTTCGAACGATGGAAGCAGCCACGTGGACCGCCAGATGCGACGGCGACGAACCGGGACACCGCTCTATGA
- a CDS encoding site-specific integrase → MHHPVLDAPISPLRQRLIDDMNMRRFSRETQRNYLRDIGRLATFLGRSPDTATADDLRRFQIEQQEDGVPVPTMNSIVSALRFFFTQTLDRPDLARRLVRLAHPRNLPVVLSRDEVARLLNATTCLKHQAALSVAYGAGLRVAEVSMLKVADVDSERMLLRVERGKGGRYRNAMLSDDLLMLLREWWKVGRQQGVMHRDGWLFPGQHAMKPISTRQLYRIVVEAAHAADIAKRVGPHTLRHSFATHLLEDGTDIRIIQVLLGHAKLNNTALYAKVATRTVRTVTSPLDKLGLFKPGETSPDG, encoded by the coding sequence ATGCACCATCCCGTTCTCGATGCACCGATCAGCCCGCTGCGCCAGCGGCTGATCGACGACATGAACATGCGGCGTTTCTCACGAGAGACGCAGCGCAACTATCTCCGCGACATTGGACGCCTGGCGACATTCCTTGGGCGTTCACCGGACACGGCGACCGCCGACGACCTGCGCCGGTTCCAGATCGAGCAGCAGGAGGATGGCGTTCCCGTGCCGACGATGAACAGCATCGTGTCGGCGCTGCGCTTCTTCTTCACCCAAACGCTCGACCGCCCCGACTTGGCGCGCAGGCTCGTCCGGCTGGCGCATCCGCGTAACCTGCCCGTGGTGCTGAGCCGCGACGAGGTTGCCCGGTTGCTCAACGCCACCACCTGCCTCAAGCACCAGGCGGCGCTCTCGGTCGCCTATGGCGCCGGCCTGCGTGTCGCGGAGGTGTCGATGCTCAAGGTCGCCGATGTCGACAGCGAACGCATGCTGCTGCGCGTCGAGCGCGGCAAGGGCGGGCGGTATCGTAACGCCATGCTCTCGGACGATCTGCTCATGCTTCTGCGTGAGTGGTGGAAGGTCGGGCGGCAGCAGGGCGTGATGCACCGCGACGGCTGGCTGTTCCCGGGGCAGCACGCGATGAAGCCGATCAGCACGCGGCAGCTCTATCGCATCGTCGTCGAGGCGGCACATGCCGCCGACATCGCCAAGCGGGTCGGGCCGCACACGCTGCGCCACAGCTTCGCCACCCATCTTCTGGAGGACGGCACCGACATCCGTATCATTCAAGTTCTGCTCGGGCACGCCAAGCTCAACAACACCGCCCTCTACGCCAAGGTCGCGACCCGGACGGTGAGAACGGTAACGAGCCCGCTCGACAAGCTCGGGCTGTTCAAGCCGGGAGAGACCTCGCCCGACGGCTGA
- a CDS encoding sigma-70 family RNA polymerase sigma factor yields MADQVTNEVSIVELIPALRAFARTFCRVPDDADDLVQETLTKGLANIDKFEPGTRMKSWLFTIMRNTYYTRIKIAAREAPGLLDCASSRPISEATQEWSVQSKEVHGAIQKLPEHQREVLMLIGVLGVSYEETAEICGCAVGTVKSRLNRARANVLELLGESSLQTLMERRNHLSDGQLDMTVTAADSQFFT; encoded by the coding sequence TTGGCCGATCAGGTAACCAATGAAGTTTCCATCGTTGAGCTGATCCCCGCCCTGCGGGCTTTCGCGCGAACCTTCTGTCGCGTCCCCGACGATGCCGACGATCTGGTGCAGGAGACGCTGACCAAGGGGCTCGCCAATATCGACAAGTTCGAACCCGGCACACGCATGAAATCGTGGCTCTTCACCATCATGCGCAACACTTACTATACCCGGATCAAGATTGCTGCCCGGGAAGCGCCAGGCCTGCTCGACTGCGCGTCGTCCAGGCCGATTTCGGAAGCCACCCAGGAATGGAGCGTCCAGAGCAAGGAAGTGCACGGCGCCATTCAAAAGCTACCCGAGCACCAACGCGAGGTCCTGATGCTGATCGGCGTTCTGGGAGTGAGCTATGAGGAAACGGCCGAGATATGTGGCTGCGCGGTGGGGACGGTCAAAAGTCGGCTGAACCGTGCCCGCGCCAACGTTCTTGAATTGCTTGGGGAGAGTTCGCTGCAGACATTGATGGAGAGACGAAACCATCTGTCGGACGGTCAGCTCGATATGACGGTGACGGCCGCAGATAGTCAGTTCTTCACGTGA
- a CDS encoding NRAMP family divalent metal transporter, with amino-acid sequence MKKLVEISLGVVTSVGGFLEVGSMATAAQAGATFGFQLIWAVVLGTICIIFLVEMAGRFAAVSHHTICDGIRERFGFNVFVWPLLAIFLLSLMVLSAEIGGVAIALELATGIGFQWWALPVVFLAWLLLWKGTFGLIEKGVSMLGLVTLCFVVAAAMLKPDWTAVATGAAPSLPAHDAASYWFMAVSILGASISPYLFMFYSSGAIEDQWDKSYLGANRAIAGLGMSFGGTISVGVLIVAALVLATHGIDQVDDYHQLPLMLIPVFGFWGFVLFVVSLAIACFGATLEVGLQQAYIVAQGFGWTWGEDRKPRDSPGFSAVYTVSLFLAAIPIMLGLDPLRLTIFSMALTAASLPMTVVPFLFLLNDKRYVGEHRNGIFSNAAVIFIIALGFVLAVVTIPLQIFGGT; translated from the coding sequence ATGAAGAAGCTCGTGGAAATATCGCTCGGCGTCGTTACCAGCGTTGGCGGCTTCCTCGAAGTCGGATCGATGGCGACTGCCGCGCAGGCAGGTGCGACTTTCGGGTTCCAACTGATCTGGGCCGTCGTCCTCGGCACCATCTGCATCATCTTTCTGGTAGAAATGGCCGGCAGGTTCGCGGCGGTGAGCCATCACACGATCTGCGACGGCATCCGCGAAAGATTTGGCTTCAATGTCTTTGTGTGGCCGTTGCTTGCCATCTTCTTGCTCAGTCTCATGGTGCTCTCCGCCGAGATCGGCGGCGTTGCCATCGCACTCGAACTTGCCACCGGCATAGGCTTCCAGTGGTGGGCGCTGCCGGTGGTCTTTCTGGCGTGGCTGCTGCTCTGGAAAGGCACGTTCGGCCTCATCGAGAAGGGCGTGTCCATGCTCGGCCTGGTGACGTTGTGCTTCGTCGTCGCGGCCGCAATGCTGAAACCCGATTGGACAGCGGTCGCAACTGGCGCCGCGCCTTCGCTGCCAGCCCACGATGCCGCCAGTTACTGGTTCATGGCGGTCAGCATTCTCGGCGCCTCGATATCGCCCTACCTGTTCATGTTCTATTCCTCCGGGGCCATCGAGGACCAGTGGGACAAGAGCTATCTCGGTGCCAATCGGGCCATAGCGGGACTGGGGATGTCTTTCGGCGGCACCATTTCGGTCGGCGTGCTGATCGTGGCCGCCCTCGTGCTGGCGACGCACGGCATCGACCAGGTGGACGATTATCACCAATTGCCGTTGATGCTGATCCCGGTATTCGGCTTCTGGGGTTTCGTCCTGTTCGTAGTCTCTCTCGCCATTGCCTGCTTCGGCGCTACACTCGAAGTCGGGCTGCAGCAGGCCTACATCGTGGCTCAAGGTTTCGGCTGGACGTGGGGCGAGGACCGCAAGCCGCGCGACAGCCCAGGGTTCAGCGCGGTGTACACGGTATCGTTGTTTCTTGCCGCTATCCCCATCATGCTTGGTCTCGATCCGCTGAGGCTCACCATCTTTTCCATGGCGCTGACGGCGGCCAGCTTGCCGATGACCGTGGTTCCATTCCTGTTTCTGCTGAACGACAAACGCTATGTCGGCGAGCATCGCAACGGTATTTTCTCCAATGCCGCGGTCATCTTCATTATCGCGCTCGGCTTTGTGCTGGCTGTGGTGACGATTCCGCTGCAGATATTCGGAGGCACATGA